One genomic segment of Catalinimonas alkaloidigena includes these proteins:
- a CDS encoding ABC transporter permease has translation MFWNYLKIAYRHLVNHKVFTLINILGLGIGMSCCLFIYLFVQHELSYDTFHPKKDRLYRIIYRASNDYDYARVPPPLAPLVQENLSGVEATARAYGRDMSVSVPDPSGMSEPQDFEETNVFMVDSTFFRLFDLKFIAGSEQENLARAQRLILTETLADKYFGEQWRQNPPIGRTIMVEGIHPYQIAAVVSDFPDNAHLEFSMLLPYDDMFALMDDERREYMRDNLSKNWVISHSHSYVLLEEGAEPEEVSQGMAQLLETYAPEPLRVGQSFSLQAVPDIYLNPDIYLNPGPVSDISNIYTFIAIALITLLIACFNFINLSTAQSLKRSKEVGMRKVLGARKPQLFLQFLGESLLISFFALLLAILLIGNTLPEFNSLTQKSFTFADLTHTPVLLTFIGVFLLTGLLGGSYPAFYTTNIKLATVLKNKTPLRAGLQRFSLRQVLVFIQFTMSIALIAGTVIIFQQLRYLQNQSMGFQKEAMLTVPLYSTNMNNVFGAGDVDMRQKMNSFEERLLSDANIEEVTLSSGALGTSVVARRVEPEGVNTEGRLFVPTLAVDYDFSETYGLEIVAGRDFDIEAGSDHIDAFIINETTVRNFEWGSPEEALGKQIELEGKQGNVIGVVKDFHYTSLHSPIGSLILGVDVPLFNTFTIKVNSENLSETVAYVEEQWQEFFPHKAFAYDFLDEQLEQAYQAEGRLGDIIATFALLAIFVSCLGSYGLALLLAKQKEKEISIRKVLGAEIAHILGMLTRGYFTLILLASLLAVPLAYWGMALWLENFAYRTEMSWWLFGIPVLMVLILAAFTISFQTIKAAVANPVHALKDE, from the coding sequence ATGTTCTGGAATTATCTGAAGATCGCTTACCGCCATTTGGTAAATCATAAGGTATTTACACTGATCAATATACTGGGCTTAGGCATCGGTATGAGTTGCTGTCTTTTCATTTATCTGTTTGTACAGCACGAGCTGAGTTATGATACTTTTCATCCTAAAAAGGATCGGCTTTACCGGATTATCTACCGTGCCAGCAATGACTATGATTATGCCCGCGTTCCTCCTCCCTTAGCGCCACTGGTGCAGGAGAATCTTTCGGGGGTAGAGGCTACTGCCCGAGCTTACGGTCGAGACATGAGTGTGAGCGTGCCTGACCCTAGCGGAATGAGTGAACCTCAGGATTTTGAGGAAACCAATGTGTTTATGGTAGACTCTACCTTCTTCCGACTTTTTGATTTAAAATTTATAGCAGGCAGTGAGCAGGAGAACCTTGCCCGGGCGCAGCGCCTTATACTAACAGAAACTTTAGCAGATAAATATTTTGGTGAGCAATGGCGGCAGAACCCGCCTATCGGACGCACAATTATGGTAGAAGGGATTCATCCCTATCAGATTGCTGCTGTAGTTAGTGATTTTCCCGATAACGCTCACCTGGAATTCAGCATGCTGCTGCCTTATGATGATATGTTCGCCCTAATGGATGATGAGCGGAGAGAATACATGCGAGATAACCTGTCTAAAAACTGGGTGATCTCCCATTCTCATTCTTATGTACTCCTGGAGGAAGGAGCAGAGCCGGAAGAAGTCAGCCAGGGGATGGCACAACTCCTGGAAACCTATGCCCCTGAACCCTTGCGGGTAGGACAGAGCTTCAGCTTGCAGGCTGTACCGGATATTTACCTCAATCCGGATATTTATCTCAATCCCGGGCCGGTCAGTGATATCAGCAATATTTACACTTTTATAGCTATTGCATTGATCACTTTGCTCATTGCCTGCTTTAACTTTATCAACCTCTCCACAGCACAATCGCTCAAACGGAGCAAGGAGGTAGGGATGCGCAAAGTGCTGGGCGCCCGCAAGCCGCAATTGTTTTTGCAGTTTTTAGGTGAGTCTCTGCTAATCAGCTTTTTTGCCTTATTGCTAGCCATCTTGCTTATTGGCAATACGCTGCCTGAGTTTAACAGTTTAACTCAGAAAAGCTTTACTTTTGCTGATCTGACCCATACGCCGGTGCTGCTTACTTTTATCGGCGTATTTCTGCTAACCGGCTTGCTGGGAGGATCTTACCCTGCTTTCTACACTACCAACATCAAGCTGGCAACTGTACTGAAAAACAAAACTCCCCTGAGAGCTGGTTTGCAGCGTTTTTCTCTGAGACAGGTGCTGGTGTTTATCCAATTTACGATGTCTATTGCTTTGATTGCCGGAACGGTGATTATCTTTCAGCAATTACGCTACCTGCAAAACCAGTCCATGGGATTTCAGAAAGAGGCTATGCTTACCGTTCCTTTATACAGTACCAATATGAACAATGTTTTTGGAGCAGGAGATGTAGATATGCGGCAGAAAATGAACTCCTTTGAAGAAAGGCTGCTGAGCGATGCAAATATTGAAGAAGTAACTCTTTCATCCGGAGCCCTGGGCACCAGTGTGGTTGCCCGCCGGGTAGAACCGGAAGGTGTAAATACCGAGGGGCGTTTGTTTGTGCCTACCCTGGCAGTAGATTATGATTTCAGTGAAACCTATGGGCTGGAAATAGTGGCCGGTCGGGACTTTGATATAGAAGCCGGTTCTGACCATATTGATGCATTTATTATCAATGAAACTACAGTCAGAAACTTTGAATGGGGCAGCCCTGAAGAAGCTTTGGGTAAGCAAATAGAACTGGAAGGAAAGCAGGGCAATGTAATAGGTGTGGTCAAAGACTTTCATTATACCTCATTGCATAGCCCAATTGGTTCATTGATCCTGGGGGTGGACGTTCCGCTTTTCAACACCTTTACCATCAAAGTAAATAGTGAAAATCTGAGTGAAACGGTAGCCTATGTAGAAGAGCAGTGGCAGGAATTTTTTCCCCACAAAGCTTTTGCGTATGATTTTCTGGATGAGCAGTTGGAGCAGGCCTATCAGGCAGAAGGTCGTTTAGGAGATATCATCGCCACCTTTGCGCTCCTGGCCATATTTGTATCCTGCCTGGGTTCTTACGGGCTGGCTTTACTGCTGGCCAAGCAGAAAGAAAAAGAGATCAGCATCCGCAAAGTATTGGGAGCGGAGATCGCCCATATTTTGGGAATGCTGACCCGGGGGTATTTCACATTGATATTACTGGCAAGTCTCCTGGCCGTACCTTTAGCCTACTGGGGCATGGCACTATGGCTGGAAAACTTTGCTTACCGTACCGAAATGAGCTGGTGGCTGTTCGGAATCCCGGTCCTGATGGTACTGATATTAGCAGCCTTCACCATCAGTTTCCAAACCATCAAAGCAGCAGTAGCTAACCCTGTGCATGCACTGAAGGATGAGTAA